In Caldalkalibacillus thermarum, a single window of DNA contains:
- the gcvT gene encoding glycine cleavage system aminomethyltransferase GcvT translates to MAGLRRTPLYPIYEKYGAKTIDFGGWELPVQFSSIKEEHEAVRTKAGLFDVSHMGEITVSGPDALAFLQKMMTNDVSRLVKGQAQYTAMCYPDGGTVDDLLIYCRGEGDYLLVVNAANIEKDEDWLQKHAEGDIKIKNISSDMAQLALQGPLAESVLQTLTSEDLSQITFFRFKEDVDLDGTRALVSRTGYTGEDGFEIYLDAGDAIDLWEKIMEAGKDHGVLPCGLGARDTLRFEARLPLYGNELGPDITPIEAGIGFAVKVDKEVDFIGKEVLKDQKENGAPRKLVGIEMIGRGIPRHGYPVFVGDTQIGHVTTGTQSPTLKKNVGLVLIDRAYADLGQEVQVEIRHKRIPAKVVKTPFYQRPKQ, encoded by the coding sequence GTGGCTGGTTTGAGACGGACGCCGCTTTATCCTATTTACGAAAAATATGGTGCCAAAACCATTGATTTTGGCGGCTGGGAGTTGCCTGTTCAATTTAGCAGCATCAAAGAGGAGCACGAGGCTGTACGCACCAAAGCAGGATTGTTTGATGTTTCCCACATGGGGGAAATCACGGTCAGCGGACCGGATGCTCTGGCGTTTTTGCAAAAGATGATGACCAATGATGTCTCCCGCCTGGTTAAAGGTCAAGCCCAATATACGGCCATGTGTTATCCAGACGGAGGAACAGTGGATGATTTGCTGATCTACTGCAGGGGAGAAGGGGATTATCTTCTGGTGGTCAATGCTGCCAACATTGAGAAAGATGAAGACTGGCTCCAAAAGCATGCTGAGGGCGACATTAAGATCAAAAATATATCCTCTGATATGGCTCAACTGGCGCTGCAGGGGCCTCTGGCCGAATCTGTTCTGCAAACGCTGACAAGTGAAGATTTGAGCCAGATTACCTTTTTCCGCTTCAAAGAAGATGTGGATTTAGATGGGACTCGCGCACTGGTCTCCCGCACTGGTTACACGGGAGAAGACGGCTTTGAGATCTACCTGGACGCAGGGGATGCTATTGATCTGTGGGAAAAGATTATGGAAGCCGGCAAGGATCATGGGGTGCTGCCTTGTGGGCTGGGCGCAAGGGACACCTTGCGTTTTGAAGCGCGGTTGCCGCTGTACGGCAACGAACTGGGCCCGGACATCACGCCCATTGAAGCAGGAATCGGCTTTGCCGTAAAAGTGGATAAAGAGGTTGATTTTATCGGCAAAGAGGTGCTTAAAGACCAGAAAGAAAATGGGGCCCCCCGCAAACTGGTTGGGATCGAGATGATCGGAAGGGGCATCCCGCGTCATGGTTATCCGGTCTTCGTTGGGGATACACAGATTGGTCATGTCACTACTGGGACCCAATCCCCTACTTTGAAGAAAAATGTAGGGCTGGTTCTCATAGACAGAGCGTATGCTGATTTGGGACAGGAAGTGCAGGTTGAGATCCGCCACAAGCGCATCCCGGCCAAAGTGGTGAAAACCCCGTTTTACCAGCGGCCCAAACAATAA
- the gcvPA gene encoding aminomethyl-transferring glycine dehydrogenase subunit GcvPA — MKFRYLPMTEEDKRQMLKDIGVSSIEELFSDIPEQVRFKGKMNLPKPMDETALTKHMMRLAEQNAHQLKYTSFLGAGTYEHYIPAVVNHVISRSEFYTAYTPYQPEISQGELQAVFEFQTMICELTGMDVANSSMYDGPTALAEAAAMAFGLGKANKIVISRGVHPESRHILHTYATGLGMEIVEIGVVNGVTDLDEMAKQVDENTAAVIVQHPNFLGYLEDLARVESIAHSVKKGMMVVSSNPLALGILEPPGKYGADVVVGDVQPFGIPSSFGGPHCGYFAVTKSLMRKIPGRLVGQTTDEEGRRGFVLTLQAREQHIRREKATSNICSNQALNAIAAAVAMSALGKKGVQEMALLNIQKAQYAKRKLSEVDGVEPAFDQPFFNEFVLKLSRPVAEVNTKLLEHGIIGGYDLGRDYPELVNHMLVAVTEIRTREEIDQFAAVLGGMING; from the coding sequence GTGAAATTCCGCTATCTGCCAATGACAGAAGAGGATAAGCGCCAGATGTTAAAGGACATTGGGGTTAGCTCCATAGAGGAATTGTTCTCGGACATTCCTGAACAAGTGAGATTCAAGGGTAAAATGAATCTCCCCAAGCCCATGGACGAAACTGCGTTAACCAAACACATGATGCGTTTGGCTGAACAAAATGCCCATCAGTTGAAGTATACCTCTTTTTTAGGTGCTGGCACTTATGAGCATTACATTCCTGCCGTCGTGAACCATGTAATTTCCCGGTCTGAATTTTACACGGCCTACACCCCTTACCAGCCAGAGATCAGCCAGGGTGAATTGCAAGCTGTGTTTGAGTTTCAGACCATGATTTGTGAACTGACCGGCATGGATGTAGCCAACTCTTCCATGTATGACGGTCCCACTGCACTGGCTGAGGCAGCGGCCATGGCCTTTGGATTAGGCAAGGCCAACAAAATTGTCATCTCCCGTGGTGTGCACCCCGAGTCGCGCCACATTTTGCACACCTATGCCACAGGTCTGGGTATGGAAATTGTTGAAATCGGCGTAGTCAATGGAGTGACCGATCTGGATGAAATGGCCAAGCAGGTGGATGAAAACACGGCTGCTGTGATTGTGCAGCATCCTAACTTTCTAGGGTACCTTGAAGATTTGGCACGGGTGGAAAGCATTGCCCACAGTGTCAAAAAGGGGATGATGGTGGTCAGCTCCAATCCGCTGGCTTTGGGTATTTTGGAACCGCCTGGAAAATATGGAGCTGATGTAGTGGTCGGGGATGTGCAACCGTTTGGCATCCCGTCCAGCTTTGGGGGTCCTCACTGTGGCTATTTTGCCGTGACCAAGTCTTTAATGCGCAAGATTCCCGGCCGGCTGGTCGGTCAAACAACAGATGAAGAGGGAAGACGGGGCTTTGTCTTAACCCTGCAGGCCAGGGAACAACATATCCGCCGTGAAAAAGCGACTTCTAACATTTGCTCCAATCAGGCCTTAAATGCCATTGCGGCTGCGGTGGCCATGTCTGCGCTGGGGAAAAAAGGCGTGCAAGAGATGGCCCTCTTAAATATTCAAAAAGCCCAGTATGCCAAACGGAAACTGAGTGAAGTGGATGGAGTAGAACCGGCCTTCGACCAGCCTTTCTTTAACGAGTTTGTGCTTAAGCTGTCCCGTCCGGTGGCTGAGGTGAATACCAAACTGCTGGAACATGGCATCATTGGTGGTTATGATTTGGGACGTGATTATCCTGAATTGGTGAACCACATGCTGGTTGCTGTGACAGAAATCAGAACCCGGGAAGAGATTGACCAGTTTGCTGCGGTACTGGGAGGGATGATTA